One genomic region from Streptomyces sp. NBC_00582 encodes:
- a CDS encoding response regulator transcription factor, translating to MRLLLVEDDNHVAAALSAVLKRHGFDVTHARNGEEALQALVPEGPGFGVVLLDLGLPDQDGYEVCGKIRKRTATPVIMVTARSDVRSRIHGLNLGADDYVVKPYDTGELLARIHAVSRRTVHEEAGAGGEDALRLGAVQIELPTRRVTVDGTVVQLTRKEFDLLALLAQRPGVVFRREQIISEVWRTSWEGTGRTLEVHVASLRAKLRMPALIETVRGVGYRLVAPAG from the coding sequence ATGAGACTGCTCCTCGTCGAGGACGACAACCATGTCGCCGCCGCACTGTCCGCGGTCCTCAAGCGGCACGGTTTCGACGTCACGCACGCCCGCAACGGCGAGGAGGCGCTCCAGGCGCTCGTTCCCGAAGGCCCCGGCTTCGGGGTCGTCCTGCTCGACCTCGGCCTGCCCGACCAGGACGGCTACGAGGTCTGCGGAAAGATCCGCAAGCGCACCGCCACCCCCGTGATCATGGTGACGGCCCGTTCCGACGTGCGCTCCCGCATCCACGGCCTCAACCTGGGCGCCGACGACTACGTGGTGAAGCCGTACGACACCGGAGAGCTGCTCGCCCGCATCCACGCCGTCAGCCGGCGCACCGTCCACGAGGAAGCCGGCGCGGGCGGCGAGGACGCGCTGCGGCTCGGCGCCGTGCAGATCGAACTGCCCACGCGACGTGTCACGGTCGACGGCACGGTCGTCCAGCTCACCCGCAAGGAGTTCGATCTGCTCGCCCTGCTCGCCCAGCGGCCGGGGGTCGTGTTCCGGCGGGAACAGATCATCAGCGAGGTATGGCGCACGAGCTGGGAGGGGACCGGACGCACCCTGGAGGTGCACGTGGCCTCACTGCGCGCCAAGCTGCGCATGCCCGCCCTGATCGAGACCGTACGCGGCGTCGGCTACCGGCTCGTCGCCCCGGCCGGGTAG
- a CDS encoding amino acid ABC transporter ATP-binding protein encodes MTEVSVTKQDAVPPGGDLVVLSSVNKHFGALHVLQDIDLTITRGEVVVVIGPSGSGKSTLCRTINRLETIDGGTITIDGKPLPQEGKELARLRADVGMVFQSFNLFAHKTVLENVMLGQIKVRKADKKQAEDKARALLDRVGVGTQADKYPAQLSGGQQQRVAIARALAMDPKVMLFDEPTSALDPEMINEVLEVMQQLAREGMTMIVVTHEMGFARSAANRVVFMADGRIVEEAAPDQFFSNPRSDRAKDFLSKILHH; translated from the coding sequence ATGACCGAAGTATCGGTGACCAAGCAAGACGCGGTCCCGCCCGGCGGCGATCTCGTCGTCCTGAGCAGCGTCAACAAGCACTTCGGCGCGTTGCACGTGCTCCAGGACATCGATCTGACGATCACCCGCGGTGAGGTCGTCGTGGTCATCGGGCCCTCCGGGTCCGGGAAGTCGACCCTGTGCCGCACCATCAACCGCCTCGAGACGATCGACGGCGGCACCATCACGATCGACGGGAAGCCGCTGCCCCAGGAGGGCAAGGAGCTGGCCCGGCTGCGCGCCGACGTCGGCATGGTCTTCCAGTCGTTCAATCTGTTCGCGCACAAGACCGTGCTCGAGAACGTGATGCTGGGCCAGATCAAGGTCCGCAAGGCAGACAAGAAGCAGGCCGAGGACAAGGCCCGCGCCCTGCTGGACCGCGTCGGAGTGGGTACTCAGGCCGACAAGTACCCCGCCCAGCTCTCGGGCGGTCAGCAGCAGCGCGTCGCCATCGCCCGGGCACTGGCCATGGACCCGAAGGTCATGCTCTTCGACGAGCCGACCTCGGCCCTCGACCCGGAGATGATCAACGAGGTCCTCGAGGTCATGCAGCAGCTCGCCCGGGAGGGCATGACCATGATCGTCGTCACCCACGAGATGGGCTTCGCACGATCGGCCGCGAACCGTGTGGTCTTCATGGCCGACGGCCGGATCGTCGAGGAGGCCGCGCCCGACCAGTTCTTCAGCAACCCGCGCAGTGACCGTGCCAAGGACTTCCTGTCGAAGATCCTGCACCACTGA